The Coccidioides posadasii str. Silveira chromosome 3, complete sequence genome contains a region encoding:
- a CDS encoding uncharacterized protein (SECRETED:SignalP(1-20)), with amino-acid sequence MKATTIFSLIALTLTASVSAKVTGGNWENFPKYPNDPMITEGPLRECKGPYAPLSGMCGSGPDPREG; translated from the exons ATGAAAGCCACCACGATTTTCAGCCTGATCGCTCTCACTCTCACCGCCAGCGTTAGCGCCAAGGTGACTGGTGGAAATTGGGAAAACTTCCCCAAA TACCCAAATGACCCCATGATCACAGAGGGGCCACTTCGTGAATGCAAAGGCCCATACGCTCCCCTGAGCGGCATGTGCGGCAGCGGCCCTGACCCGAGGGAGG GCTAA